A stretch of the Perca flavescens isolate YP-PL-M2 chromosome 10, PFLA_1.0, whole genome shotgun sequence genome encodes the following:
- the LOC114563169 gene encoding kin of IRRE-like protein 2, producing MIGRLAALILLSTLSLIQTSELPHQISSTMVELGENVYLTCSVSGIEAGLFYWYKLNFGQMVQTVAAGTFDKITLKEPFTNSRFTVTTVNGQHVLNITNVSKQDEATYLCQAGSAYQMEFINTTLLAVNDHKNLQKSFYVKQSPETESVQPGDSVTLQCSLLSKTKGNTDQCPGEHSVYWFRSGSGESHPGIIYTHSDEGEERSCVYSLSKTIQNSSDTGTYYCAVVTCGEILFGEGTKVETRQELCPFVIVLGTMLAGCVIVIAALIIFRKQKPICEHCKGEASNHAQYEDQPGNVDFESAALNYVALDFPSRNAKRWKNTREVPQDCLYSGTADFQ from the exons ATGATCGGAAGACTGGCTGCTTTGATTCTTCTAAGTACATTGT CCCTGATTCAAACTTCAGAATTGCCTCATCAGATCTCTTCGACTATGGTTGAACTTGGAGAAAACGTGTATCTGACATGTTCAGTCTCTGGGATTGAAGCCGGGTTGTTTTACTGGTATAAGCTGAATTTTGGACAAATGGTCCAAACAGTTGCAGCAGGAACTTTTGACAAAATAACACTTAAAGAACCATTTACCAACTCAAGATTCACAGTAACAACTGTGAATGGTCAGCATGTTCTCAACATCACAAATGTAAGCAAACAAGATGAAGCAACCTACTTGTGTCAAGCAGGATCGGCATACCAAATGGAATTTATTAACACCACACTTTTGGCTGTGAATG ATCATAAAAACCTGCAGAAATCTTTCTACGTGAAACAAAGTCCGGAGACTGAGTCGGTCCAGCCGGGCGACTCGGTGACTCTCCAGTGTTCCCTTCTCTCCAAGACAAAAggaaacacagatcagtgtccaGGTGAACACAGTGTGTACTGGTTCAGATCTGGATCAGGAGAATCTCATCCAGGCATCATTTACACTCACAGTGAtgaaggagaggaaagaagTTGTGTCTACAGTCTGTCCAAAACTATACAGAACTCCTCTGATACTGGGACTTACTACTGTGCTGTGGTGACGTGTGGAGAGATCCTGTTTGGTGAAGGAACTAAAGTGGAGACAA GACAAGAACTGTGTCCATTCGTCATTGTGCTTGGAACGATGCTGGCTGGCTGTGTAATTGTGATTGCTGCTCTAATTATCTTCAGAAAGCAAAAGCCAATTTGTGAACATTGcaaag GAGAAGCTTCCAATCATGCTCAATATGAGGATCAACCAGGAAATGTG GATTTTGAATCGGCAGCACTGAACTACGTAGCACTGGATTTCCCCTCAAGAAATGCTAAAAGATGGAAGAACACCAGGGAGGTACCACAAGACTGTCTGTACTCTGGCACAGCAGACTTTCAGTGA